The following are encoded together in the Melitaea cinxia chromosome 22, ilMelCinx1.1, whole genome shotgun sequence genome:
- the LOC123664429 gene encoding uncharacterized protein LOC123664429, which yields MEGRVICTSQNNHPYVRELLSLILNKKEFNQLSDLVDQLNGQLRALEVLGVTKDKYAAFLLPMVESALPSDTLIIWERTRTENASEDPLNSLLLFLKREIESEQRISMAKKTFNNQHEAIKTAGPTATCLMINEKQKQKEKIRSCIWCGKNHTSLECFKLSSITITERREILKKKKACVLCLKPGHHAKVCRFYIKCYVCGQKHSPVLCTAAVEPKSVKETTLQNLSQDMKTVQQTLLQTVAVKIYNGNRSTIVRALFDSGSQRSYIKSEVAEQLGLSAVRTEEISHSLFGGLSVSFKKYNVYDFKIESLDSEVKLKMSALEQSVICKNVPKVNESHDFVKKILDKHGIHLTDRDCISKDIELLIGADFSGLLITESFVQLENGLTAIKTKLGWTLQGKTCLVGSNIVTSLFCLQNIKDFWDLEVLGINDPTQVQSKQQKEEEVMTSFEENIQVNTEGRYEVHLPWKTGHEDIQSNEQLAIRRLESITKKLTASGKFDDYNNVLGEWERSGIIEEVPVEEKNKEGVHYLPHRAVMKESSLTTKLRPVYDASAKDSNGMSLNSCLDKGVNFLDKIPNLLTGFRKGYIGITADIAKAFLQISVTPQDRDYLRFVWWKDNTCEEIKVYRHCRVVFGLTASPFLLSATISHHLNQVTEQKDTADILARSFYVDNLVTSLDSIEQTQKFIQDAKRVMNEGKFDLRQWVTSPLEINETQNTVISILGLQWDTDTDELFVT from the coding sequence ATGGAGGGCcgcgtgatatgcacatctcAAAATAATCACCCATATGTAAGAGAGCTTTTGTCactcattttaaacaaaaaagaatttaacCAATTGTCGGATTTAGTTGATCAATTGAATGGTCAGTTGAGAGCACTTGAAGTCCTAGGAGTAACTAAAGATAAATATGCAGCATTTCTATTACCAATGGTGGAGTCGGCACTTCCAAGTGACACATTAATTATATGGGAGAGAACAAGAACTGAAAACGCTTCGGAAGATCCGTTGAACTCATTGCTACTCTTCTTAAAAAGAGAAATTGAAAGTGAACAAAGAATATCAATGGCTAAAAAGACATTTAATAATCAACACGAAGCTATTAAAACAGCTGGTCCTACTGCAACCTGCCTTATgattaatgaaaaacaaaaacaaaaagaaaagataCGTAGCTGCATATGGTGTGGAAAAAATCATACAAGCTTGGAGTGTTTCAAGTTGTCAAGTATTACAATTACAGAGAGAAGGGAaattttaaagaagaagaaagcTTGTGTATTATGCTTAAAACCTGGCCATCATGCAAAAGTATGCCGATTTTATATTAAGTGTTATGTATGTGGACAAAAGCACTCACCAGTATTGTGCACAGCTGCAGTGGAACCTAAATCTGTAAAAGAAACTACACTTCAGAACCTGTCACAAGATATGAAGACTGTTCAGCAGACCTTATTACAAACTGTCGCAGTGAAGATCTACAACGGGAACCGGAGCACCATAGTGAGAGCCCTCTTTGATAGTGGATCACAGCGGTCATACATCAAGAGTGAAGTCGCTGAACAATTGGGATTATCTGCAGTAAGAACTGAAGAAATTAGCCACTCACTATTTGGAGGTTTATCcgtatcttttaaaaaatataatgtttatgattttaaaatagagAGCTTAGACTCTgaggtaaaattaaaaatgtctgCATTAGAGCAGTctgtaatttgtaaaaatgtacCTAAAGTCAATGAGTCCCAtgactttgttaaaaaaatattagataaacATGGGATACATTTAACAGACAGAGATTGTATTAGCAAAGATATAGAGCTCTTAATTGGAGCTGATTTCTCGGGGCTGTTAATAACTGAATCATTTGTTCAGCTCGAAAATGGGCTAAcagcaataaaaacaaagttaggCTGGACGTTACAAGGGAAAACATGCTTAGTAGGTAGTAATATTGTAACGTCtctattttgtttacaaaatattaaagatttttggGATCTAGAGGTATTAGGCATTAATGACCCTACACAGGTGCAGTCTAAACAGCAGAAAGAAGAGGAGGTGATGACAAGTTTTGAAGAAAACATACAAGTGAACACCGAAGGACGATATGAAGTCCATCTGCCATGGAAGACAGGCCATGAGGATATCCAGAGCAACGAGCAACTCGCCATTCGCCGCCTAGAATCTATCACAAAGAAACTAACAGCATCTGGTAAGTTTGATGATTATAATAATGTCTTAGGTGAATGGGAGCGTTCGGGTATCATCGAGGAAGTACCTGTTGAAGAAAAGAATAAAGAAGGGGTTCACTACCTACCTCATAGAGCTGTGATGAAGGAGTCGAGTCTCACCACGAAGCTGAGACCTGTATATGACGCATCTGCAAAGGATTCGAATGGTATGTCATTGAATTCATGTCTAGATAAAGGAGTAAATTTCCTAGATAAGATTCCCAATCTATTAACTGGATTTCGTAAGGGTTACATTGGTATCACTGCTGACATTGCCAAGGCATTTCTGCAGATATCAGTGACACCACAAGATCGCGATTACCTGAGGTTTGTTTGGTGGAAAGATAATACATGTGAGGAGATTAAGGTATATAGACACTGTAGAGTAGTTTTCGGGTTGACAGCTAGTCCATTTTTACTGTCAGCAACCATATCACATCACCTTAATCAAGTCACAGAACAAAAAGACACCGCAGATATCTTAGCTAGATCATTTTATGTAGACAATTTAGTAACTAGCTTAGATTCAATTGAACAAACACAGAAATTTATTCAAGATGCTAAGAGGGTCATGAATGAAGGTAAATTCGATCTAAGACAGTGGGTCACATCACCTTTAGAAATAAATGAGACTCAAAACACAGTGATCTCGATATTAGGTCTTCAATGGGACACTGATACAGATGAGCTATTTGTAACATAA